The Setaria italica strain Yugu1 chromosome VIII, Setaria_italica_v2.0, whole genome shotgun sequence genome includes the window TTGGAAGAAACTGACTACGATATGTGTTGGAAGATACTTTCCAGTGGAAGCAGGTTTCCCGAACGGACTCATCCGGCATGAGTCGATCCCGCATGCAAACGGCCGGGTGTCGTCCAGCAATTTCATGCAGGGAAATTAACTTAAAAAAAGGCTATTACGACCTTAGCTTCACACCTTCAAGCTAAGTTCTCTAAATGAAAAAAAACACGATtgtgtagtgtatatgtatATCTACACGATGATTAGagggagaggaaaaaaaagataaggaaaagaaaaggatgaaTGAAACAAAacgaaatgaaaagaaaacggATGAAAGAAACCATGCAAACCGTTTCGCAAATGGGCCTTCCAGGAGCAACCTTCTTTAGCAGGCCAGCCCAATCATACATATCCCCACACGCAGCCAGCCTGCTGCTCCTTTACGCGACAAAACATGAATATTATCATGTTCCAATCCCTTGGTACACCTTCAATTTATCCACACAATCTTGATATCTCGGATGATTTTGGGATCAACTAATGGAGAGAAAAAGTAAGCGTTAATGCAATTAATGGATGGCAGATGGTTTGCTTTAAAGCATAAGAAAGAAATCAAGTGAAACACCCACTGGATATAGCTCTGTCCTTTTGTCAACCATTTTCATTGTGACAACATGACTTCAAGAACTATAGAAACAAGCAGAGACAGTATAACGCGGAATATAGGcttagttaaaaaaaaagaacgcaCAATATAGACTTCAATTTTGATTGCACCTGCTGTGTTATCGAGGTTGGATACATGGCggtatctatctatctatctatctatctatctatctatatatatacacatacatacatatattgATCAAAGGCTCGAAATAGTGTAACTGAATTGGATGTACTCTATATTCTAGTCCTAATTAACCCACTTgcagggaaagaaaaaaaaagtggggCAGTGAGAAAGAAACGATTATGATGGCAGTCATTTGGGTGTGTATTCGAATGAATTATTTATTTCCATGCAATTTTTGCAGTGCTCATGGTTTTACTGGTAAATACACCATACATGCATGTAAACATTATCTGAAAATCTACAGCACTaggtcttcttcttcattcccGGTTCTCTTATGTTCTTCAACTCGTCCCTGCAGCAATCTAACTTTTGAACATTGCACAAACGTCACGGATCCACTAGCCAGATGAATCTGGTATTAcaccctctgtcccaaattactattcattttgacttttctgaATACATGCATGTCTAAGTGCAtattaaaaattatgtatctagaaaagctaaaacgaatagtaatttgggacggagggagtacttaccAGAAAAAAGTAGATGATGAAATGTGGTGGCGCCAGGGCACCGTGGAGGAACTGGGGATCGGAGTCACGAGATCCAATAGCCCGGCCAGAAGCATAAGCTACGGCTGGTAACAAAAAGCAGTCGAAGAAGAGGCTGATGAAGTTCATTGTGATTTTAGATCATCGTTCATATCTCATTCGTTCGCTGATCAGCTCTTCATGATTAGATGCATGTATAAAATTTCATCAATaacttcatcaattatattcaGTCATGTTGTGTTATTTATTTGCCTGCTCTTACAGCGAAGGGTTTTCATTAGCATTCTTGATGCTATAAATTGAAGTTCAATCCAAAACGAAGTACGTCAGAAAATTCTTTCTCCTTGAGGGCTGGAAGTTCAGAAAATTCTGGCGTGGGTCCCAAACGCGCCTGAGTGACATCAAGAGTGCACCTGGAGATGGCTACATACGGCCTTTGTCAATTCCCATCAAAAGATCATGGGTCGGTATGTTGACTCGCTCAAGTCTCAACCCTCAACTACCGGCTTGTTTACAAACGAGAGGCGGCGTAGAGTAGGCCGTGAGAGCCGCCATGCACAGTCATTAATATAAACAACCTCAATTAGCAACCTAATTAACATGTGCATTTCCATCCCACATCGATCCACACATGTGCCTTCCCTGCATTCCTCCCTATCAATTCTTATACTAGTATATGCATGTAACCAACACTAACTGACCACATTGTACTTGTGCAAAGATATAGAGATAAAACAAACAGTATATTTTAACAAATCCATCACAGTTAATCAGCATCTCTTATACTATAATACTACTATAAACCCCATCCAGCCCCTTGCTTCCTTCCTTGATCCTCTCCTGTAGCACTAGCAGCCACATCCACATGCGCCCTAACGGCCTTGTGCACATGCATGACTTCAGCAAACCTTGTGCTCTGAAACTTCTGAAGGAGTCAACACCACACCCTGCCCTCCCTCTGCAATGGAATCATGGGCATAGCTGGGAGCTGTAGCAGTTCACAATCGACGAGTCAACGGTCAGCACCGCCATCCATGAACCCTAGCTTGTTTGGGCCCTACCACTCTACCTATAAATGTACAGCTAACAACTAGAGTGCCTATACCTAAGCCATCGATCTAGCTGCTAGAGTCAACGCTATGCATGCACGCACGTACAAGGAAGGccgcatggcggcggcggtgaggagccTGGTGTCGAGGACCCTGCTagaccggcggcgccgcggcaggTCCGGCGCGGTGGCCGGGTGCTTCTCGGTGTACGTGGGCGCCGGGCGGGAGCGCTTCGTGATGCCGGTGGAGCGCGCCAACCACCCGCtcttccgccgcctcctcgacgaCGCCGAGCGAGAGTACGGCCGCGCGGCGCAGGGCCCGCTCGCGCTGCCCGGATGCGACGTCGGCGCGTTCCTCGACGTCCTCTGGCTGATGGAAGAGCGCCAcgacgaggatgaggaggacggcgaggggACGATCGCCAACAACACGGCCGTGTTATCGTCGTCGCCGATGTGCGGCTTAATCCGGAGGAGCTGCGGCGCCAATGGCGGCCGCGTGGTGGCAGGGTACCGGACGCTGTGCCCGACGTCGAGGTCGAGGTCTTCTCTCCGGTGGTGGATATGACGAGAAGgagagcagcagcggcagggaggattttttttataatggctcaGGATGTTTGTTAATTACAAGAACAACACTGCGCAAGTTTTTTTGGTAGTTATCAATGGATGTTTCAAGAAATGTGCTCTTTGAGATATACTGTGTGAGTAATTATGGGCGTTTTGCTTCCAACAACGTTAGATGAGTATAAGGGCGCGTTCGGTTCCTTGGCGAACGTGTTGCCTAGCTCGCCTCGCCTTGCCAGCCTAGGCCAGCGAAAAGCTTGCTGCGCTCCAATGAAAGTTTACCGAACGCTAGTTTCCTTGCCCAACTAGGCAAAGCAAGGCGCGGCGAgagatccaaacgccccctaaatgGTTTGGGGTTTAGGCACATGCATCCTATGATTGTCTTGTAATGTGTTTGTGAAATTTTGTACGTGCCATAAGGTAACTGCCTCGTAAATCTGGTTTGTCACATTAGATTATTATTGCAAGAAATTACCAACAGAAAACGAAATGTATATATAGTATGCAATCTTGttgaaaaatattatatattttaatatttCAACTCTTATTGCATAGGCTGCTATATGCCTATATAGTTCCTCTCCATTAATTTTGCGCGTGTTAGACATCAATGCCGTATCCCATATGCAACTTCGACCATACCAATTTATTAATATAATAATTTATTTGTATCAGATCTTTGCATTGTGGAagtacttttcaaaaaaaagtaatGTATTTTACTATTCTGAGCAAAACACTTTGTAAATTTAACTCCAAAATAAAATTTGGCTAAATTTAATCCTTCAAACTATTTCAATTGTAAAATTTACTCCTTAATGGTATTTGTGTTTTTTCCTCCGTGTACAAGCAAGTTTTAAGCCTGAATTTTTGTGGGGCCATAGAGGACATGATATCAGATTTTAGAAAAATCCTAGAAGAATTTTATTATCGTTTTTCATTCAGTTTTATATCTCTAGGGCTAATTTAGTACTAGATGGCCATAACTTAATTATTCTAAGAAACAATGACATAAAAAAAGCTTAAAGCTAACATATGTTAGATATTCCCTATAAACTATCACCCCCaccaaatttgaacttaaaaatTAACTTGAACTTGGAGAGACAAATATTCGGGGAGAAAATGAAGCCAAAACTTCACTTAGGGATTTAAGCAGACAAACTAAGTTGTTTAGTATGTAAACTGGACTTAGTTCTATTTCAATATGATTAATCCTTGTACTTGTCTAACTGGTCAAAGTAAGAGAAGTTTACCTACGTGAATTCTAGGACATTTTGCATTTGAGAGCGGGCTAGTACAATGGGGAAAGTTGTTGCAATAACGTAAGAATCTAAAAAGTAGGTAAATGTTGCAATTTATGTTACTTACcatacactactagaaatatgagcattcgtccttGGCGTTAGTACCGGACAACTTTTCAGCCGGTACTAATGCgcgaaattagtaccgggtagaatTTTTCAGTCCTCGAagaccatttagtaccgggcaataacacatttagtaccggtcgtgTGTTTAGCTTTTGTCATTAAACTTAATCGCATGCATAACATGATCACTAACATTTCATATGCGCCTTTGGCTTCAATAAGTTCTAGTATCAATTGATCACTTGTGCTATAGTCTTTGGTTTCAAGATGCATTTTTGGAGTTTCTTCATTTAAATAATATTAAAAAGCATAAATGTGAAATTATGGAAATTATGCTCAAATTAGTCGCAGATGCTAAATAAATCAATTTTGAATCATGAACATGTTGAGTATCGAAATAAATTCGAAATCCACTTTAAACCTTGGTTTGCTTGAAAAACTTAAGTGTTGGTTTACTCCAATTTCATCATCTTTGGCTGCcatttaattaattatttttttactaaacACTTAAATTTTGGTCAATACCAGTTTTGTAGTCCTTCCTATCTAGTTTGACATAGGCATCAGCATGGAGTATGAAAACTTGGTATGGTAGTGCCAACATGAGGTCAAACTTGAGTCAAAAATCACATTTTTCCCTATTACCTGCTACCGTCCTACCCTGAAGGATGCTCGCTGCGCGTCGGCCAATGAGCCATCGGCGAGCGGTGCCACTGCCATGCGCTGGCGTCCGCGACGATCATTGCATGGCTCTGTGCGTCAACATGACCCACCCCGGCCACTTGCGTCGCTCGCCCATGCCGCCGACGTCCGTGCCAACGCTGCCTCGGCCGCACTCCTCACTgctccggcgtcctcgccgtccTAGCACCACTACTCAACTACCCTCTCCACTGTTAAGCACGCACGACCGTCGCTTGCCCGGCCTTATCTCCTCCCCACCCAGCCAGCCTCCTCTTCCCTCTCccattcttcttccttcttcttgctTCGGCCAAGTCAAAGCAAAACAGAGCCGAGCCGAGCAGGGCGCCTTCGCCGGCCAAATCCACCGCCCCTGCCTCGCCATTTTCAAATCGCCTCGGCCCAAAGCTGCCTCACCTtcctagccacctcctccacctctcctTGCCCGGCGCCATGGCCTCGACCACTAGAACTTGAGGTTCCAGTGCCGCCATTCCCGCTGCCTGCACAAACTCCACCCCACCGTCGAACCACCCCTTGCCGGCCTCCTCTGCTCCAACAAACAACCAAAACCGAGCTTTGGTGAGCCCCTAACCATGATGCGCTCACTGTTGAGTCAAACCATTCGAGTTGCCGTGCTCAATCCTGAGCATGCCGCCGGCCATGTGCCGCCATTAGTCAAGGGCTAGGCTAGGGTTAGAGTTTTGAGGAGAAAAGAGGGGGAGAAGGTGCGCCAGGTCATGGGCAAGATGCCAGGGGAGTCATCGGGGTGGGGGAACgcgccaccgcgccggcgccggtgcgccgccaccgccggccgtgaGATGTCCCGAGGTGGATGAAGGCCGGGGGCGTATGTGTGAGGAAAACAGAAGGtcagggggttatggggaaggTGGTAGGGTTTAAGTGCTAGATGGGAAAACTTCCAAGGACCTAAGTGCTAGTTCCAGGGGTTTTAGTGTAAAAGGAACGGCTGAGCTAGGATAAGGATTGTTTCCGAGGACGTATCCGTGAAAGTAGTTCTTCCTTTTAGTCCTTAGTTTTTGTTtgaaaaggctgaaactttgaaaatccATATAAAATCTTAGAAAGATGGTAAAAATGCATAATAAATTTTGTTGGCTTCCTGATACTCAGATCCacctagtaaaaatacttgttcttgtgaaatatATGCTTTTGTTGCTGATTAAAATACATGtggtttaatctccttattttGGAATAAATAGTTATCGTGCTCATAAAATTCTGATAAATTCACATTAATATATTCCTATGTTGAAAGTATTCTGAAAAGTTTGTAGAACCAAATTGCTTATataaatttagatataaattattCTTCATATCTGCAGTTTTGCaatgttttatttttaatacaTTCTGTGGAAGTTCAATCATGCTGAAATGTTTATAGTAATGTGTTTGTGTGATTGGTAAGCTCCTGTAAATGATTTATGTTCATATAACACAGAATGCTTCCTGAATAATTATTCTTGCTATGAACTAGTTTAAATTATTAAAGATACCTGTTGCTATAATTATGGgctaataaattatttttatgccCTTTATCAGTAGCATGTTCATCCTTGAAAAGCTTGCCAACAGAATCTATATGGCTGCTTGTATATGTCATTTATTTGGCCTCCAGTATGTTATTGCTATAGTTTCACTCGTAAGCGTGTTTTACCTAGATCTTGTTGCCATCATGACATGCTAAGTCACTTATTTAGGACCTGGTATTCATGTCATGCTGCAACCAAAGTTACTGAATATTATTGGCTTAGTTTGATAATGGTATGTCTCACATGAAAACTCTAGTGTTTCCTTATGTGGATAATGATATACTTGTATGCTCTTCTTTGATCTTTAAATGTTGTATGATTGAGTTTCTGCAAAGTTAACTTGatgtatgattgagttgctgcacTCTCTAAACTTGACTTCACGTATGTGTCATCAcctttcaatcaactcatatATCTGCATCTTCATGTCGATAACCCGCTAGTCGACAGTCTTTATGAATTGATCGTCGTGTCTAAGAGTGAGCAGCTCGAAGCCTTTCAAGTTGAAGCGCCACAAGACCTaaaccaaagttcagaagagcccaaggctaatctcgaaggcaagccccgaagcatgacccctaatttcaaaactatgcaattactTTAAATAAGTGTTTACTTCATGCATTAAgttcctaggagttgaatgaaaccttagtTACATGATCCCTAGGACTCCCAAATCAATACTAGCATGTGTAAGTCGATAGAAgtgccatgcttaattaagaaTGGTAGAACTCAAGTGATTGCCTGTCGCTCTTGAGACATAGGGCCTTTCGATATCTATGGCAAGTTACTTGAGAATGAATCACTGATGAAAGAAAAGTTAGAGACCAGGCAGAGATAGAAATGAAATTGAAGTTAGTATGGTTGGTTGCACTCCGCATGTGTCGATTAAGGTCTGTTCGTTGTGGCCCTGCTGATCGAGTTTGAAATGTATGATACACATGCTGGAAGCTAGAGGTAGTTGAAACTggtaaaacctagtaccttaTGGCTCGATTGTAGATTGAGTTGGTCCTATTTCCTATTTGTGTGCTAGTCAGTAACTCACGGTTGGTCCGGCGAGGTACATGTGGGGATTATTACTCGAGAATCGTAGGAGTTTGCAACTGTCATCGCTCTTTAAGGGAACTGTTTGCCATATGCGGCTcgatggggcatgcatatgccatgtgtataggtccaccttgcacGGTTATAAATCGAATCGATTCGCCATCGCCCTCGGTTAAGAGAATCTTGATCACTGCGTCAcatcgtagtaagaagtggaacgaaagaaaatatgaaatgatgttgatgttgttatctaatcaattgtttttccacactgaaaagttttgaaaatgttgctcacttagaatggttagctcaacttaatttggatgctaaaacttgaaagtaaggatccactcttagttgctttttggcaaaagaAATCCCTCAGCCAAAAGTCTTTCATACTAAgagtcggctaagtatataccatagtcgggtaagtctttccaagtattagtatactcagtctTGCTTTGTTGTTTACTTTTAGGTCTTAGTGAAGAAATGATAGAGTTGGTTGCCGGTCAACCTTGAGATGGCCATCCTTTACCTGAAgggtggtcggttgagtggtCTCCAGCCTCACCTTGAAATGATCTCGTATTGGATGACATGTGGCGAGCTACTCATGTAGTCATGTATCTTTATTCTCCCTTTATCCTTTAGACTTTCGTGTGTTTTATTTAAGAACTCTGGCTTGTAATCTTTTATGAATTTCGAACTCGGTTTGTAAATTAATTAAGAACTTATGTTTGTAAACTGAAATACCATGTTGTATCATCTGTGCTCATCTTTgtgtgagacttgttgcatgttgtTTCGATTGAGGTATTCAGTGGTTGAATCGAGCTTGACCCGACGGACTATCAGATTACACCGTTTTAAGTGTGTGATAggattaaccattaagatgatggttagcacacttaagctagtttaatttggatggttcCACCACAAGTACCAGGCAATAACACTAGTACCCCGTGgagtaccatttagtaccgatcaATAACACCGattcaccatttagtaccggtcggtgttATTGACCGGTACTGAAGGCCTATCCACGGGTCacttcaaaaggaaagaatATCTAACTCAATcatatgtgttgtgtaggtgagatggtaatgAAGGttcgcgcgaggcttgaggtcgtgggtttgaatcccacgaaccgcgcacgtgCATATTACGGGTGAAATACTT containing:
- the LOC101759037 gene encoding uncharacterized protein LOC101759037, with the protein product MAAAVRSLVSRTLLDRRRRGRSGAVAGCFSVYVGAGRERFVMPVERANHPLFRRLLDDAEREYGRAAQGPLALPGCDVGAFLDVLWLMEERHDEDEEDGEGTIANNTAVLSSSPMCGLIRRSCGANGGRVVAGYRTLCPTSRSRSSLRWWI